CTGGTCCACAACGGCATCGTCGAAACTTCTTGCTTCTGCGCCAGGAATTGGAGGCTGAAGGCGTCACCTTCCGGTCGGAAACCGACACAGAAGTGATTGTGCAGATGATTGAGCGGTATGTGGCGGCAGGCGAAGAATTAGAAACGGCCGTGCGCCACACCCTCAACCAGCTCAAAGGGGCCAACGCCGTCGTTGTCATGAGCGTGGACCGGCCAGACACGTTGTTGTGCGCCCGATTAGGCAACGCTGGCGGCATCACTCTGGGCATCGGCCAGGATGAAATGTTCATCGCCTCAGACATCCCGGCGATTTTGGAATACACCCGCCAGGTGGTCTTCCTGGAGAGCCGCCAGATGGCCCGGATCAGCCGGAATTCGTACCAGGTGATGGATTTGAATGGACGGCCGTTCACGCCGCAAATCCACCA
This genomic window from Candidatus Leptovillus gracilis contains:
- a CDS encoding SIS domain-containing protein, with the translated sequence MLLRQELEAEGVTFRSETDTEVIVQMIERYVAAGEELETAVRHTLNQLKGANAVVVMSVDRPDTLLCARLGNAGGITLGIGQDEMFIASDIPAILEYTRQVVFLESRQMARISRNSYQVMDLNGRPFTPQIHQIAWDPVSAAKGEFKHFMQKEIYEQPQALIDTVRGRVDFENGRVHLPEMNLTPELAQRIQKLVIIACGTSYYSGLAGKFMFESIARLPTEVAYASEFRYYDPLVDENT